In Brassica napus cultivar Da-Ae chromosome C2, Da-Ae, whole genome shotgun sequence, the sequence tttccacaaaatttgcatgtaacccgcagttcatccgccctccaataaatcatgcagttgtcgctgcatacatctattacctgatacgataaaccaagaccagctacgagtttctgaacctcgtagtatgaaccaggagctacattatcctcgggtagaataccttttacaaaatcagcaatcgcatccacacagtcttcagccaaattataatctgttttaatgtccatcaatcttgtagcagatgataaagctgaatgaccatctctgcaaccttcgtacaatggtttctttccagcatccaacatatcataaaatctcaaagcttgtgcattgggtaaatcttcccctctaaaatgatcatttaccatctgctcagtacctacaccataatctacatccgttctaattggttcttctaatctaaccgctggctgaggttcgctagtactaccatgttcataatcagtttccccatgatgataccaaattttgtaacttcgtgtaaacccactcaaatatagatgagtccaaacatcccactctttaataacatttctatttttacaattagagcatgaacatcttaacatacctgtttttgcttccggttgtcggtgaactaaccccatgaattcggttatacctcgttggtattcttccgtaagcaatctcgtgttcggatccaaatgaggtcgatcgatccaagaacggaaataatttgaagaagacatgtttttttatgaatcaaattcgtgtataaagagagtaagagggaggatgaagatatggagtgaatgaagaggaagaggagtacttgtatttatagttgaaatcctgccgacaggccgaggaaattccgacggaaatggctagttcgtcggaatttcctcggaatttttaaaatcccccaacggctctctaacggctataatatatcctcggaattcatcggttttttccgaggaatacatttttcctcggtattccgacggattaatatttcctcggaattccgtcggtatattccgaggaaaccaaattttgtgtttcctcggaatatcctcggaaatttctcgggatattccgaggatttcattttccgtcggaatgtccgtcagaataccgttgttttcttgtagtgtaaggtCGGTACTTCGGGTTGAGTTAAAAACGCCCGGGCCTAGTTCTTAcaaatattagttttctcttcttcttttttaatttattttacctTTTGAAATTGATTTTCACTAATCAAATAAGTTTCTTCCGTATATCAAAGTGCTATTTATTCTAGAGGATATAAACTATTTTAGTCAGAAGCAATATCTTTCCCTAAAGGAAACGAGTTAATCATTTGGTATCATCGATTATTAcctatgtttttaacttttatgcCCACTGCTTTCACCACTTTCTTCCATACAGCTGTATTGTATTTTAGGTTGTGCTATAAGTCAAGTTCACTTACCAACGCAATTGCATTCTGCTGCTAAATTAGATAATTGGGTCCATTATCAAAAAGTAAGATGGGGAATATGGGATCATACCAAACTCGTACGTGATTATTCTTAGTTTTATTGCAGTTGATGATTCATAACGAACGTGAAATTATATACCGAGAGGTACACTACTTTTCAAGTAAAGACCGTACAAGTACTAAAATCTGAACACACTATTAATGCAATAATTTGATTTACATGTTCCTTTATCAATATATAACTGAAAATTTTCGCAAATTAAATGATAATGCGAAAATTCAAACTAATTATTAAATCTGTATAGCAGCGaatgtaaattttataatgAATATGTATAAAAATTGTTTAGTCAAAAAGTAAAACCGAAAAACATATAAACATGGTAGGCAATTGCTAGgcagaaaaataaattgttttaaaattgaatttaggTAAGTAATTATGGATTCATAAAATGTTAAGGGGCAGATTAATCCGTGGTACCAAACAATTGATAGTTacatataaataaagagaatagTGGAATTAATCCATCCATTTCGGCCTTTACAGCTTTATAAGAAGTCAACTAAGATTGAGACAGACATAGCGAGTGGCCTACAAATGTATAAGAGAAGTGCATCTTTTTAAGTGACCCATTATAATGAGAGACCACTATCCccaaaatcttatttttaatttaagatCTTGTCTCCATAATACTATGTATTTTGACCTAATATCCACACAGTTCTAAAAAAAGGTAGTGGATTGTCTATTTCCCTAGAGAGAATGTGAATGCTCCGGTGACCGGCATGAATCGAATCCATGTGGTTTCTCGTATTGGGGCCGAAACTCCCTCAAGTAATCACCACTGGACCAGCGCGCACTGGTTTCCACACGGTTCTACTCTTTACGCTTGAAAGTTTTAAGATCTAAACATATCTTAAAACTTTTGATTGCCATaagaaaaacaaacacataaccATATACGGTTAACACTTGACTTGCTATACTTTTTTGACTAATTGGTTAAACTtgctcgaggatatgggacggaagctggtctcccaagtgttaccgcacgcggttagCCAAACTCTGAGCTAAGGATGCCGTGAGCGTCTTGACATatggtggtgaatttaattgaTTAAACTTACAGccaatgttttctttttaaccGCCTGGTCAATGTTTGTAATACTTAACAATTCTCTTGACTAGTTATAGCTCTTCTGTCCACATCCACACAGATTATGCAACAATTTAAAGGTTATGTATGACtttacaaatgaaaaaaaaattgaaataaggGAAAACATGAGTAGGAAATAAAATCAGTGTATCGCCGCGCGGTACGTAGTGATATGTCGTCAAAAATGTTGTGTTTAAATGTAGTGACGAATATTGTCATAcgaaaaagagaaaacaatgTTCTTATTGAGCTACAGCATCAACGTAAGTGTCTTAAGAGTTAAATCTTACCATCTGCTGTGTCCAATGTCCACCACATATGTTATCATGGTTTAGTGACAAAGTTGGTTTAGACTTCGTTGGAAATCTGACGAAAAGGTCGAGTACAAAATCACAAACATAAATAAACCATTTATCACTGTTTTATTGCCTTTCTGATTGATTATTACAGGCTGactttaacattttttgtaacACCGTATCTAAAAATGTTCTCAATCACTCAATGCCTCAATGGTGTTATAATATGTCTAATCGCTGATTAAATTCTCTCAGCAATACATTTTTGGTTGCAGAGAGGGACAACAGAAGTTGCAGCAATAGTGGAGTTGGTGGGAACAATAACTTGCCACGATTCAGTATACTGCATGCATACAAACTAACCATAACGTAAACGAACACatccaaaattaatattttcatacatATTTACGACGAATAGTATCAGTATTTATATACTTTCAAAGTATTTCCCTTTGGAATTTCGGTAAGTTAGTCTCTTAACATAAAGTACAGACGAAGgcatttaaaattaattgagTACGAAAAAAATCATCGCGGACCACATTAAATGTGTTATAGACTTCGAGTGCTGGACAGTGATATTTTTCAACTCCACTTCTATCCTCGGAGTGGCTTGGCCTATTCCTCTCCGATGTTTTAGCTTAttttctatgatttttattcaaacttcctcttttgtttttggtaatGGAAGGATAGACTATGGTTCATTTGATGGAATTCCACATGAGTATGCCATCACAATAGCTATTAACAGGCCCGGTCCATTGGTTTTTGGCGCCTAAAGCCCAATctaactataaaaatatttcacctAAAAAACAAAGTTGAGTTTCGAACCCCGCCCTTTTGGTTAAACTAAAAGCAGTGTTGACCACTACACTACAACTAACTTTAGAACTTTTTCTGccctataaatatataatataatttggcgTCTAAAGCATGGGCTTTACCTGCTTTATCCCAGGGCCGGCCCTGACGATTAACGGTAACAATAGATTTGTTCAATGACTGACATtacttattaattattataattatgtttctaattgttttaagaaaaatgttttaaaaataaaaatttaaagtttatatattttatcagttaataatgataaattacaaattaaaaaaattaagttgtcaaatTGATACTAGATCTCATcaccaaaaataatttatttttagtatgTATAAGAAATTGAAAGTATGTCATCTGATAATGTATGATGTCAGAGAATGGTTTAGGACATTTACTTACAGAAACTGCTAGAGGATTCTACCAATAATACTAGTAGTTCTGTAAAATATAGAActtaaacatattaaaaatgtatgATAATGGGTTCAATCTCGCTGTATCAGTTGAACTTGGTGTTTGTTTGAAAACGTATCATTTCTGATAAGAATACAAATGCAAACGCAAAcgcaaacaaacaatcaaaatctGTCTATCGTTTACGTTTCAAAGGAGAGTGAGTTGAGACGTTCTTCCCCTTAACTTGGCTCTTTGGTAAAAGAGTAAAGCATGTGATCTTTACATCCGACGGGCCGAAACCCAATGACTAGTTCCTTGGGGTCTGACCACCAGTAGTAGTCAAACCGGTTGCTCTCAGGAAATATAGATATTCATGTTGCCTGGCCACATGGATAGTAAATCTGAGTTGGCGCGAATTCAAATCCAGGTCCCTTAGGGACACTGAGACGCTATGCGCCACCCGACCACACCCATGTGGTTAGGCGTGGacgttcggttcttcggttcggCTCGGATCGGTTCTCGGTTCTTTCGGTTCTTGTAGTTTGGTAACCATTAGAGAACCATTAAAATTCCGGGACAGGTCGGGTCGGTTCTTTCGGTTCTTAAATTTTGGTAACCATATTAGAACCAGAATAAAACGGTTCCAATTGGGTTCGGTTCTTAATGGTTACTTTACCCAACTTAATCTGATGTACTTGCAAATAATTGAATCAAAACCAATaccaaaatagcattcaaaCGATTTTCTCATTCATAGACCACAATCCAAATTGTGAGAATAAATTGATGATCaataaaaaaaaggtaaaagcgTAAGAgtataaaataaagtataaaCTATAAAGATATTACGTAAAAGGTAATTATATAAGGGTTTTTCATCCGGTTTCTATATGGGTATTATTCGGTTCTCGGTTTGGTAcgggttcggttccggttcttcgggtataaaattttaatacccaattgaataatttataaattcggttcagttcggttcaGGTTTTTTTCGGGTCTGTTCGGTTCGGTACTTCGGTTCCggttttttgcccacccctacATGTGGTTACCTTATAGTTTGAGCCaatcaaaataatatgtaaTCTAAATGAGTAATACAGTTCCCTTATTAAACAGAcatgaacctttttttttgaccCTAATGACACTACACCATATAATATTCCTGTAAACAAAGGGctttaagttaataaaaataacaatgatCATTGCAAACAAAGCGTAACTAAACGCGCGTCTGGTGTGGTGGTAACATAGTACCCTCCTACGGTACTGACCAGGACTCTTTTCCATAGATGAGCATATTTATGTTGTTTCTATTATTAATCTgtgtgtttttataaaattcctTTATATTTTAAACGAGGGCAATTTTTCTAAATAgactattttcaaatttttgtcaAAAACAGACTCTAAGAAGGAAAATGGccaaaaattttcatttaataaataaaaagattctaataccttagatatttaaatataaattaaaaaaattatagttttagattatatgttttcaaattcgaactttttatatattttttttgaaatatttttttcgattttttccttttttttcaaattttttttttgtaattcgaaaatactttttgaaactatttttcaaatttttattttcaaatttttaatattaattttttattttataaaattttaaacctcaatcCCAAATCTTCACCATTAACTCGAAACTCTAAAGTTAATTTgtattagttaaccctaaaagtataagtgtatatttacctctttaataaaacattttggtcattttaattcttagaatatatatttgtgacaaaacttTTTTAGTACTATTTTAGGGTATTTCTCTTTGAACAAAACCACACCACTCTTTAATTAATCCGatataacagaaaataaaaactatatatgtcaataaaaaaattataatagttaattcatggtttagttttttttgaaacacacttCATTTAATAGAAATTAGTTGAAGGTCATTAAAGCCTCACTTACACCCAACAACTGCTTTGCTACTAAATCAGCAACAAAAAAATTTTCTCTAGAAATCCATCTAAAAGAGATAGAATCAAACAAAACAGAGCAAAGTAGAATATCTGCGACTATTCCGTAAAGCTCCGGGACATCGTTGCCGTTTAAGATGCTGTTGATAAGAATTTTCGAGTCTGATTCCACCTGCAAGTTCTTTACTCCCAGTTCCACGCTTTTTTGAATAGTTTCCTGTAATGCAAGTCCCTATGCCATGAGAGGAGAGGGTACATTGTTCTCCAACCGTGAGAAGCTAGTTGACACATCATTCTGTGTTAAGATCCATCCCAGACCAGCTCGCGAAAGTGTTTCACTCCATGCTGCATCAGATCTAAGCATAGCACCTGAGACAGTAGTCACGTCAGCCTTGGTTGCAGACCGCACCTTTGGAGTTACTAATTGTCCTTCTTACCATTCCCTTGCCATCACTATAGCTCGCGACAGAGACTCCTCTGCTCTTCCTCTGATGTTTGAAAACACACATCTGTTCCTGGATGTCCATAGTTCCCACATTATCCATGGCGCCAACTGACTGATGAGATACCCGAAGGTGGTAGGCAGGTTTTATTCTTCACTTGGTTCCAGGTTTCCCTTAAATCTAGCGCTCCGCTACTATCAACTTCTCTTGCGAAAGGAGATGTTTGCCAGACAGCTTTTGCATAATCACATTGATAGAACATATGAATGATAGATTCTGGGCTTCCACATCGCTTACATCGAGAATCCACTCTAATATGTCGATCTTGTAGCCTCGTTCCTACAGGTAATGCTCCTCTCAACACTTTCCATATCAACATTTTGACTTTAGGTGCTGTTCTTAGGTTCCAGACTTCTTGATTCCAATTACCAGCTAGTTCTAAGTTCTCCGCATCATTTGTCTCATTATAAGCAGCATGATAccctgatttggttgaatataCTCCATTCTTTGTTCCCAACCAACATAGCTTGTCCGGAGCCCCCGACCTACTAGCTTTAATCTTGAGAATTCTCTCCTCTGCGAAAGGACGACAGatttctcttattctctcagtaTCCCACTCTGTCGAGTTTGGTATAAACAAGTCGGCCACTTTGACGTTTTGATCACTTTCCCGTGGTGGTCCCATCAGACGTTGTTGCTGCTTCACATTAATCCAGGGATCTTGCCAAATATCAATGGTAGTCCCGTCACCCACAAGCCATCCTGAATTTCTCGAGACCAAGTCTCGGCCAATTAAAATACCCTTCCATCCATGAGACTCCGAAGTTCGGCTCTGGCATGTGAGGATGTTTCCGTCTGGGCAGTACTTCCCGGTGAGCACACGGCTAAGTAGGCACTGCAGGTTATTTATCAGCCTCCATCGTTAAAACTTTCAAAATCTCGTAGCCCCAGCCctcctttttcttttggttgGGCCATTTTGTCCCACGCCACCCACGCCATCTTCTTATTTCCATCTCTATCGTCCCACCAGAAACGAGTTACTGCAGATTGGATCCTTAATTTTAATCAGCGAAAGTGGCAGCTTAAAGCATGTCATGGCGTGCGATGGAATTGGAGAGAGCACACTCTTCAGCATTACGAGCTTTCCTGCTGTAGATAAGAACCGGTTAGACCACCCACTTGCTTTCTGTTTTATTCTGTGTACAATCCCGATAAATATATCTCTCTTCCGTCTTTCAAACTGCTCCGGCAGTCCCAAATATTTCCCGGCACCTCCTTCTTTTTGGATCTGCAGATCATTCTTCACAGCCTGTTTCAGAGATAATGGTGCCTTTCGAGAGAACGTTATTTCAGATTTCTCAGCATTAATCAGTTGCCCGGAAGCAGCCTCATATCTAAGCAGAATTCCTTTTAGAGCTTCTCTACTTTTTTTGTCGGTTTTGAGGAAAAACATAGTATCGTCCGCAAATAAGAGATGGTTGATGTAAGGGCTTCCTCGAGCAACTTGGATGCCTTTTAAAGATCCATCTTCTTGTGCTTTGTTACATAATCCCGAGAGCACCTCACTACACATGATGAATAGATAAGGTGAGAGGGGGTCTCCTTGACGGATTCCCCTACTCGGTCGAACTCTTCCTATAGACGAGCCGTTGATGAGGAAAGAGTACGTAACAGAAGCGACACACTGCATAATCCAGTTTATCAAAACCGAATGGAACCCCATTCTATGTAGAACTGCACCGATAAAATCCCACTCAAGTCTGTCATACGCCTTGCTCATATCGGTTTTAACCGCCATTGCACACCGTTTATCTGCCTTTGACATCTGAAGAGTATGAAACACTTCATGTGTGATTAGCACATTATCCGAGATTGCTCTGCCGGGTACAAAAGCTGATTGGTTTGGGGAGATTATCGAGTCTAAAACTGGCTGCAGTCTCCTGGTAAGAATCTTAGACATGATCTTGTAGTATACATTGCAAAGAGCTATCGGTCTATAATCGGATACACGCTGAGGACTTGCGCCTTTTGGTATGAGTCGGATATTATAATTCATGGTTTAGTATATAGGAGAATTGGGATGTATAAccttcaaacaaattataattcattaGATAACTAAAACTCCTAACTTTCATCTacattatatgtattttatgtaataatgctATATTACCCTTCAATTCAACATGTGTAACCTGCTgagaattatttattaaaagaaatattaaataaatgatttaatagATTGTGGTTATCATTGGTGcacatctctttctctttttcttcctcttctcctccaATCTCTGTTTCCTTTTCATACATACGAACACAAACCACTTCATCTCAAGACGAAGAAAGAGCATGGATTATGGGCTTGTGGAATTGAGTTTGGAGGAAAAAATGGCACCGTAGAGTATGACGAGGTGACGTCAcgattttcttttttgagtttctttaattttgttgatcttgattgtttttgttgttatttaaattgttatagtATGCTGTATTGATATGGTATGGTGAAGAATAATTACTCTGGACCAGTGAATGCGTGTATCACCATGTCTGCAAAAAGAGGAAGATGTGAAGAAGATGTACTCGCCGACTATACTATATGTAGTGAAAGAAAATTATAGTCTAGTAcgattcttatatttttgtacCATTTGCAAGTATCAAACTAAATAGTATGCTACGTTGTTGTATTATTATACCATCGATTGTTTgataaattcattatttatcaatttctagtttacaactatatgtactatactatgtattttgttctatactatttgggtttatagtttatacttgagtttagagtttagtgattaagatttaggatttaggatttggAAGGTGGAGGttgaggtttgggtttagtgaccTTATTATGTATGTTCCATTTAACGATTAATAAAGTGTGTTTTATTTTGCTCACCAATTTGTACTAgactatgtattttgttccattctatttgggtttagagtctatacttgggtttagggttaagtgattaggatttaaggtttagtatttggaaggtaTGAAtttaggtttgggtttagtgatagcATTTTTGGGTTTAGTATTCAAAAGTTAGGTCTGAGTTTAGGAGTTGTGTGTTGGATTGGAGTCATGTACTATTCAAAAATTAGGTAtggatttagtttaatattatatactattttcagattttgataattgagtttaaggtttatatttgggtttagggttcagtaatttgggtttagggtttaatatttagatGAAAGAGTGATgtttaaagtttaaggtttaatatTTAGGAGTTGAGATTTGGAGTAAAGTTTAGTATTTACTAGATGTGAGTAGATTTTGAATCCTATTATATTTCAGTGATATGGTAGAAAAATCAGATGCATATTTATTTGTTAAACAAAAGTGTGGTGTTGATTGTATTACGTGTGATAATTAATTGTGAAGTGTCAAATTGttgatgtcatcaattttatcACTCTATTACTGgcaacttgaaaaaaaaaaggtaatacCGGATTAAAATTGACATAATTGTTATGGAcgtaattatgtcaaaatcaatgctCTGCAATTAATTTCCTTTTCAAATTTGGTCATCTGGCAAATTCACCCTAGTATATACTACAACATAAACTAGTCTCCAGCTGGtttaaaatgcattttttgAGCTTTATTGGGGTTATTGGGATGAtgatctctctctctggttCAATATAGTAACAAACAAAACCGTTAGTTTTATGCAAAATGCTTTGAGGTAGCCTAAAACCGTTACAGAAGCAAAGTAACAAGAAAGGTATACGAAACACCTCTGTTTTAAGACATTGAACACACAGTTCAGAGACTACAAAATCTCAATCAGAATCCTTCTTCTCTCGCATCCAAGACCACTCTGATTCACAGAGATCAAGAGGCGAGTTCCCATCTTCATCTTTAATGCTTGTATCAGCTTTCTGCTTCACTAGAAACTCTGCAAGAGCCTCTCTTTCGCACACAACAGCGTAGTGCAGAGCGGTTTGGCCTTCATTGTCCtacacaaaaacaaaagttaaagtCATCCAAAGAACGTAAGACTTGGTTAAGGGTTTTGAATTTACTTTAGCATTAACATCGGCGTTCTTATCAACTAGAGCTTTAGCAACATTCAAGTGGCCACGATCTATAGCCCAATGCAGCGGTGTCCGACCTTCACTATCTGAAATTTCACAAGATGAAGACACCATGAAACTTCAAAGCAAATCAAAAACATTTGTGAGAATGGTTTATATAAAGAGAGACTTAAGTAACCTCTTGCATTTACGGGTATGCCACTTTCTATGCATTTCAATAGATTCTCCACTTCTCCTTCTCTAGCAAAGGCGTGAACTGCATCAATCTTCCTGTAACATGGACAAAGAAACACAAGAATGAACAGAGCTTCCTCTAAAACTATATGACATTAATAGCTGACTAAGTGACTCTTCAACTACAAATGGATCCATTACTGTGACTGGTATGATATCAGAATGTGTAAGATAAAATTGCTTAGAACCTTACAACTCATTTTCGGATTCTTCTTCGTAAACCAATGAGCTAAACACCGGTCCCATGGGTGCTCTAGAGTTGGATCCTGCAGCATCACCACTACGATTTCTTCCTTTCTAAACATCAGAAGCAAAGCAAACAGTCAAAGAACAAAGTTAGAGATCTCATCCTTAAAACAGTCTAAAGAGATGAGAAAAAAACAGAAGCGGTAAAAGGAAAACTACCGAGCCACCTTCAACCCAAGCTGGGTACAAGTGAGTAACAAGGTCGATGTACTTCTCCATCGCTTCCTCAGCTGGCATTGCACCCATTTTCTGCCATGCTTGCCTAAACCAAGAAAAAACATCATGACAAGTCTCAGTCAAGTCAATCAACTAAACAATCAAGTCTACAGCATAACCATAAAATAGTGACAGAGATGACAACACAAGCAATCAACATTCGATATTTTCACAATGCAAGATGTGAACTTGGTGCTACACACATGACTCCAACGTGAAGATACCTCAACTAAACATATGATTAAGCAATCAACTTTCGATACTCAATGCAAGCTGTTAACTTGGTGACTCCAACATGAAGATACCTCAACTAAACAATTACAAGCAATCATCATCACAAATTCACAGTTAGAACATCGGAATCAGATTATCAATCATGGCACAGAAACAGAGTAaagaatcaagagagagagaggcacaAACCACTTAGCACGAGCAGTCATTTTGAGAGCTGAAGGCTGAGGAGCAGTACACGCTCCTTCGGTAGCAATCTTATAGAAGCCATAAAGCTGAAGCTGCAACTCGTTCGACACTTTCTGCGAAAGCCTGTCCGAAGCAGCGGCAGCGACAAAAGCCGTCGCAGCGCTGAATGCCTCATCAAGCTCCGTACTTTCCACACCTTCCCAATCGTCGTCATCGTCTTCATCACCTCTCAAGCTTCCTTGCTCCGCCACAAGAGAATCCGTCTCGCCGGTTGAAGAATCGACCTTGCGGTAGTAGTCGTTCTCCGATTGGGCGTCGTGGCTGCGAGTGAGGGAGAGGTTGTCGTTTTTAAACGCGACGAGGATGGAGAT encodes:
- the LOC106402554 gene encoding acyl-CoA-binding domain-containing protein 1; translation: MGGDWFQLAQSLIFGLIFAYLLAKLISILVAFKNDNLSLTRSHDAQSENDYYRKVDSSTGETDSLVAEQGSLRGDEDDDDDWEGVESTELDEAFSAATAFVAAAASDRLSQKVSNELQLQLYGFYKIATEGACTAPQPSALKMTARAKWQAWQKMGAMPAEEAMEKYIDLVTHLYPAWVEGGSKGRNRSGDAAGSNSRAPMGPVFSSLVYEEESENELKIDAVHAFAREGEVENLLKCIESGIPVNARDSEGRTPLHWAIDRGHLNVAKALVDKNADVNAKDNEGQTALHYAVVCEREALAEFLVKQKADTSIKDEDGNSPLDLCESEWSWMREKKDSD